A segment of the Meriones unguiculatus strain TT.TT164.6M chromosome 10, Bangor_MerUng_6.1, whole genome shotgun sequence genome:
gtgcaggggctaagggagaagaaaaaaatggaggtgacacccattcccgagcaatggaataaaattccagggagtgcaagggctgtcattctCCTATCTTGGTACCGCAGccacttaggcaaaggcaacattgtgacttggatcactcatcgactcagtgcaatgggtaaaacccctgaggtgcatcgactgagtgtcacagtctgttttaattttttaacatggataaccaaattttgggagatgatccttgttccaaggccacaagtgcttgcgcGATCACGACCTTGTCATGTTGTTGTTGCGCTTTGAGCTTGCAGACCAACCAGAGTAAGAACACTAAGCCGCAACAtagggctgcaccaaacattccaacacccacccattccttaaaataagaaaaggcagaagaagcccaggataataagccatctgtgagcgataaatccactcgagtagaattaatggtcaccaccgccgcccttagctcttcaagcgtttcttcaaatccttctgaccagtttcctgcaagatataaggacaatttcctggacaaattagcggctcgggtaaaattttcatattgtacactggtaatacagaatgctcctatttttctctcacatcctaattgagccaattgaaataaaatatctattctttcttccataaggtccagacgctggttaagaatcatcaatccaccttttaattgcgcgctagcagatacatgaaggttcatggcttcagccacacctgctgacaattgatttactgttgtgcttgtttggactgaatttgccattgccaagccggctgcagtggcagcagctgcactgacagcgatggcagtaacaatggctgcggtgatgccaaaatctctcttctgtctaaacagggagagggtggatggagtctccacagggattgggatccactgcgggactctaacaaccagggcacgagtgta
Coding sequences within it:
- the LOC132657030 gene encoding uncharacterized protein LOC132657030: MEMENVSRQITHWNRTITNQTTFPPSPVCVYPPFLFVLSNNSFRNCTNETCLMSQCWNARRYTRALVVRVPQWIPIPVETPSTLSLFRQKRDFGITAAIVTAIAVSAAAATAAGLAMANSVQTSTTVNQLSAGVAEAMNLHVSASAQLKGGLMILNQRLDLMEERIDILFQLAQLGCERKIGAFCITSVQYENFTRAANLSRKLSLYLAGNWSEGFEETLEELRAAVVTINSTRVDLSLTDGLLSWASSAFSYFKEWVGVGMFGAALCCGLVFLLWLVCKLKAQQQHDKVVIAQALVALEQGSSPKIWLSMLKN